TTGCAGGTCATGCCGCTTCAGGGCGCCGGGGCCTGATCAGACCTCTTCAGCAGGCCGGAGTGTGGCTTTTCAGCACCCAAGGCCTGCGACATCCTGTCTTCGTCACATAAGACACGCGCGCAGCACCTTCTTGAAACAATTTTCATTTAACTTTTTAATTTCAAAATCAAATACTTAAAGGTCTCCACTAAAGCCATGCCATAACCCCGGATCAGCCATGCAATAACTGCATGGATTTTTAGGTGTTTCGGTATTGCAAGATTTGGGGAAATAGCTATTTGCGGATCAAGGCAAGGTGAGCTTGCCGGATCTGAGACCGTAACACCCGCACGAAATCTAAAGGAGGCACCCATGACCAGGGACGAATTGAACCGCGAACTTCGTATGCATAGTGCCACCTTCCCGGCCGTGCTTTTTGTTTATGCGTTGCTCATCGGCACGATGGTCTTCACCGCAATGGCAATCACCGCCTAAGCGCTGAGACCGGGCCTGACCCAGACACAAAGACAGTATCGCACGACTTGAGGCTGACGCAATGCAGCCTCACAATCTGTGTGCAGCTTGTCCCGATACGCGCCTGCCCGATCCAAAGGAATTTTGTCATGACACGCGAGGAGTTGAACCGCGAGTTGCGCGCTCGCTCCGGCAGCCTGCCAGGGCTGTTGATCGTGTATGGCATCATCATCGGGGCGATGACGGTCTCGGCGCTTTCCATCATCTGATACGCGATCACACGATACGAAAAAGCGGCGAAGGGTTTCCCCTCCGCCGCTTTTTTCATGTAACTATCACAGCCCTCAGGTCACGATTTTTTTGTCACCGGGGCTGATCTTGGCCGCAGCCGCATCGCCCAGATTGTCCACGCCCCGCTCTTCGAGAAGGGTGGTGAGCCAGTTGGGGTCCATCTCTGGCACGGAACTGAGCAACAGGTCCGTATAGGGATGGTGGGGTGGCTTGAACATGTCGTCCTTCGGCCCCTGCTCGACGACCTTGCCGTGCTGCATCACGATCACCTCATCAGCGATCGACCGCACTGTGGCCAGATCGTGTGTGATGAACATGTAGGCAAGGTTCAGCTCGTTTTGCAGACGGTCCAACAGACGCAGGATGCCTTCCGCCACAAGCTGATCAAGAGCCGATGTAACCTCGTCACAGACGATGAAGCTCGGCTCCGCCGCAAGCGCGCGCGCGATCCCGATCCGTTGCTTCTGCCCCCCCGAAAGCTCGGGCGGATAGCGGTTGTAGTATTTTGACGGCTCAAGCTCGATCAGATCGAGAAGCTCGTCCACCCGCGCCTTCAGGGCAGTGCCCTTGAGGCCCGAATAGAACTGCGCCGGACGCCCGATGATCTCGGAGATTTTCACCTTCGGGTTCAGCGCGGTATCGGCCATCTGATAAATCATCTGGCATTGGCGCAACTGCTCTTTGTTGCGCTGGCGATAATCCGGCGGGAAGGATTCGCCCTTGAACAGGATCTCGCCCTTTTGCGGCGGCAATAGCCCGGTGATCACCCGCGCACAGGTGGATTTCCCCGAGCCGGATTCACCCACGACCGCGACAGTCATCCCCTCATAGATATCAAAGCTGACACCATCGAGGATCTTGGGGCCAGCGGTATAGGCCGCGTCGACATTCTTGACCGTGATAAGCGGTGTGCCATCCTTGGGACGGTATCGTTGCGGGCTCTCGAAGCTGCGGACCGCCCAGAGGGATTTGGTATATTCCTCCTTGGGGTTTTTCAGCATTTCCTCGGTCGAGGCTTGCTCGACCTCGTTGCCCTTGAGCAGCACCTTGATCGTATCGGCCATCTGCGCCACGACCGCGAGGTCATGGGTGATGTAGAGCGCCGCCGTATTGAACTGCTCCACGATGTCGCGGATTGCGGCCAGAACCTCAATCTGGGTGGTCACATCGAGCGCTGTCGTCGGCTCATCAAAGATGATGAGATCGGGACGGCACGACATGGCCATGGCCGTCATCGCGCGCTGCAACTGTCCACCCGATACCTGATGAGGATAGCGAAAGCCGATTTCGGCAGGGTTGGGCAGGCGCAGACGGTTGTAGAGATCAACCGCGTCTTCCTGCGCCTCCATCCGCTTTTTCAGGCGATACTGAAGCGGGGCCTCAGTATGCTGATCAATGATTTTGTGCGCCGGGTTGAACGAGGCCGCTGCCGATTGCGCAACATAAGCAATCCGGCTGCCGCGCAGAGCGCGCCGCTCACCTTCGGTGGCTGTGGTCAGTTCCATCCCATCAAACTCGATGGTGCTGTCCTCGGTAATGCGCGTGCCGTCACGGGCATAGCCCATGGCGGCCGCGCCGATCGTGGACTTACCTGCGCCAGACTCGCCGATGAGGCCCATGACCTCGCCGCGGTGGAGGGTCAGATCGACACCTTTGATGATGTCGACCCATGTTTCATCCGAATAGCCCTGAATCTTCAGATTGCGAATTTTCAGAAGGACGTCTTTTTTCTTAGGCATGTCTGATTACTCCTTCAAACCGGACGACCGGTGCAGCATCCAATCCACAACGAAATTGACCGCGACGGTCAAAAGCGCGATGGCGGCGGCAGGGATCAGCGGTGTTATCTCGCCGAATGAAATCAGGGTTGCGTTCTCGCGCACCATGGACCCCCAATCCGCCGTCGGTGGCTGGATCCCCAGACCAAGAAACGACAGACCCGCCACCAAAAGGAACACGAAGCAGAACTCCAGCCCGAACTCAGCCACCAGAGGGGCTGTGGAGTTCGGCAGGATCTCGCGCCGGATGAGATATCCGGTGCCTTCGCCGCGCAGTTTGGCCGCCTCAATATAGTCCATCACGACCACGTTGCCCGCGACCGCCCGTGTAAGGCGGAAGACGCGCGGAGCGTAGATGATCGACACCGCGATGATGATGACGGGCATGGACGGACCAAAGATCGAGAGCATCAGCAGAGCGAAGATCAGCGACGGGATCGACATGATCACATCGGCAAACCGGCCCATCAGCTGATCGAACCATCCCCCTTTCGTGGCCGCCAGAAGACCGGCCCCCGCCCCCATGATAAAGGCCGCACAGGTCGCGGTAAGCGCGAGGCCCACTGAGTTGCGCGTCCCGTAAACCAGACGGCTGAACATATCACGGCCCAGCTGATCCGCGCCCAGAAGCAGATTTTCGTCCGCAGGCGCAAACGCCGTGGTGATGATCTCGGCCTCGCCATAAGGTGCAATCCAGGGCGCGAAGACGCCCGCGATGGCGTAGACGAAGATGATGAACATCCCGAAAGCGGCGGTGAGCGGCGCGGTGCGCAGCTCCTTTGCCAGCTCGGTTCCTACGATGGCGATCAGAAACTCGCGAAAGGCGTAAGACACCATGGCCGCGAGGGCCAGACCGCCTGCGCAAATCGCGATGAACCGCAATGCGCCTGTCCCACCTATGATGCCGACGACAAACGACACCAGAGTGAGGGAGAAGAGCAGCATGAACGCTGATCTTTGGTTGAAATACGAAGCCGCGCAGGACCCGGCAAGAAGAAGGCCATAATAGCCAATGACGAATATGCTCATGTCTATCCCCTTACTTTGGATGCCGCAGGCGCGGGTTGGTGAGAATGGCACCGACATCTGCTGCAAGATTGAGCAAGATGAAGGTCGCCGCGAAGATCAGGCAGCATGCCTGCACCACTGGGAAGTCACGTTTGGACACCGCATCGACAAGCGCTTGGCCCACACCGGGATAAACGAACACCACCTCCACGAGCACCACACCGGTGATCAGATAGGCAAGGTTCAGCGCCACCACGTTGATGATCGGCGCCCATGCGTTTGGCAATGCGTGCTTGACGATCACCTTCCAGGGTGGCGTCCCCTTAAGGCGCGCCATCTCGATATAGGGCGAGGCCAGAAGGTTGATGATCGACGCGCGCGTCATCCGCATCATGTGTGCCACAACCACCAGAACCAGCGTCAGCGCGGGAAGGAATGTGCGCTCCAGCAGTTCCAGAAAGGTCATGCTGTCGGTAATGCTCGCGATGGCGGGGAACATGCCCCACTTGACCGAGAAGAACAGGATCAGGATGTAGCCGAGGAAAAACTCGGGACTGGAGATCGAGGTGAGCGTTGCCACGTTGGCCACCCGATCAAAGATCGTGTTGCGCAGAAGGGCGACGATCACCCCCAGAACGATGGCGAAGGGCACCGCGATGGCCGCTGCGTAGGAGGCAAGGAAAAGCGTGTTCATGAACCGCTCGCCAATCACGCTGATCACGGGCTCTTGGGTCACAATTGAGCTGCCGAAATCAAACATGATAGCGCCGCCGAGCCACTCAAAATATCGCACGAAGGCAGGTTTATTGAGGCCCATCTGCTCGCGCATGGCGGCAAGGTTTTCCTCGGTTGCACCCTGGCCAAGAACCGCCTCGGCGATATCGCCGGGCAAAAGCTCAACCATGAAAAAGATGATGACGGAGATGATGAGCAAAATCACCACTCCCAGTCCGAGCCGTTTTGCAACGAGTCCCAGAATATCTCCCATGAATCCCTCCTGCTGTTTTCGCCGTAGCGCCCGAATTATGTCTCGCGGGCTTTCACGGTAGAACAGTTTTTACCGGCTTGTCCCGATTTACGCGGCTGTCCGGTTTAAATATTGGCCCCTGGCGTCGGTAGCGGCGCGGCGGGGCAGCGAGAAACCCGGCGCAGTGATCTGCGCCGGGCTCGTTTTGTTTAGGCCTCGAACCACCAGCGCTGTGCCGCGCGGCCCCCGTCCATCGGCCAGCTGGCCGCGAGAGCGCCTGTGGTCTGCACGTTCGTGCGGCGTGCATAAACCCAGTTGGGGAAGTAGGGGATGACTGTGCCACCATCGTCCCGAGCAATTTGGCCCATTTCCGTATACATCTCGGCGCGCTTGGAATCGTCCAGCTCTGCTTTGGCCATCAGCAGCAGTTCATTGAACCGTGCGTTTTGCCATTGGCTCTCGTTCCAGGCTGCATCGTCTTTATAAGCAAGCGAATACATCACATCCGGAGTTGGGCGTGCGCCCCACTGGACCATGCACCATGGCTTTTTCAACCAAACATCGGAGTAGTAGCCATCGTTTGGCTCACGCACGACGTTGATGTTGATCCCGGCGGCCTTTGCCTGCTCTGAATACAAAACCGCCGCATCAACCGCGCCCGATGTCACCGAATCAGCGGTGCTCAGGTCAACTGTGAGGCCTTCCATGCCAGCCTTCTTCAGCAAGGCACGCGCTTGGTCAGGATCATATGTACGCTGCTCAATGCTCTCGGGGAAATAGGGCATCGCGGGCGAATGGTGGAAATCATTGCCGATCGTTGCCGCGCCAAAGGAAATCTTTTCGTTCATTTCCACACGGTCAATCGCAAGCTTGAGCGCCATACGCACATCGGGATTGTCGAACGGCGCCTGCCCAGTCAGCATGGGCATCGTGACCGCCGCCGCCGATGGCACGTTATCCACCGCAAGATTCTGGTTCCGTTGGAGCAAGGCAAGCGTCTTGTTCTCCATTTGGCTGGCCGAGTCGACATCGCCGGTCACAACGGCGGTCTGACGCGCGTTGGGATCATTCACGATGAGGATTTCCAGCTCATCGAAATACGCACCTTCGCCGTGCCAATCTTCATGCCGCGCAAGGCGTGCGCCCACGCCAAATTCGTTCTCAACGAGGCGGTAGGGGCCTGTCCCGTCGCCGGACTGCCAATCAATCGTGCCGTCTTCTTTGCCGGGGCAAATGCACAGGTGATAATCCGTCAGCAACCATGGCAGATCCGCGTTGGGCGCGCTCAGCTTGAACGTGATGGACATATCGCCATTATCCACAATGTCCTCAACATCGGCCAAAAGGGCCGTTGCAGCCGACGTGGAATTTTCGCCACGGTGATGGTTCATCGACGCGATCACATCCGCCGCCGTCATCTTCTTGCCCGAGTGGAACACGCCGGGCTTGAGTTTGAATGTCCACTCTTTCGCGTCCGGGGTCGACATCCATTCAGAGGCAAGATCGCCACCGAGGCTTTGATCGGTTTCAATCTGCGTCAGAAATGAGCGGTAGGCATGCGCCAGATTGATCATCGCGAAGGTAACATATGTGCCGGGGTCATGCGTGTCGGACGAGTTGCCGTCATGCTGCGCGAGGCGCCATGTGCCGCCACGTTGCGGCGCGGCCTTGGCTGACGTGGTCCACAGGCCGGTGGCCGTGGTCGTCGTCAGACCTGCGGCCATGGAATAATTCATAAAGGACCGGCGCGAGATGCTGCCTTCGCGGGCAGCTGCGGCCAGACGGTCCAGCATCATTTGATCTTTGACCTTTGTCATGTTCTCTCCCTGAGATTTTAGTGAGTTTAGCTTTGCTGCACGAGCTTCCCTTTTCGGGCGCTCTCATTTTTTCTTTTATATTGTCTGCATGAGCAGCTGTTTTGCGACATACGCCTAACAAAACATGAAAAACCATGCGCGACTACCCCCGTTATTGCCAATTCTTGGTAAAATTTTGGTAATTACGTTGGGAAATGGGGAGAAAATTCCGGTTTTCCGGGTCATCCGCGCCGGGTACGGAGTTTGTCAAAATACGCCATGCGCTTCTTCAATTCGCGCTCAAACCCGCGCTCCACGGGATCATACAACGTTGCGCGCTCCATCGCCTCGGGGAAATAGTTCTGCCCTGAAAACCCGTCTTCGGCATCGTGGTCATAGGCGTAGCCCGCGCCATAGCCCTGCTCTTTCATCAGCCCGGTGGGCGCGTTGAGGATGTGCTTTGGCGGAGGCTCGGATCCTGTGGCCGCCGCACTTCGTATGGCCGCCTTGAAGCCCGCGTAACCTGCGTTGGATTTGGGCGCGAGGGCGAGATAGATCACCGCTTGGCCCAAGGCAAGTTCGCCCTCGGGGCTGCCCAGCCGCTCGTAAGTCTGCCACGCGTTGAGACACACGGTATGCGCCTGGGGGTCCGCCAGGCCAATATCCTCGATCGCGATGCGGGTGATGCGGCGAGCAAGGTATCGTGGGTCCTCGCCGCCCGTCAGCATCCGGGCGAGCCAATAAAGAGCCGCGTCCGGGTCCGAGCCGCGCACGGATTTATGCAGTGCGGAGATGAGATTGTAATGCTCATCGCCGGATTTGTCGTATTTCGCGGCCCGTTTCATCAGGCGCTTGGCCAACGCGTCAGAGGTCAGTTTTGCGTCCGTCTTCCACGCCGCCACCTGCTCAACCAAGTTCAAAAGCGCGCGACCATCCCCATCGGCCATTTCCAGAAGCGCCTCGCGCGCAGGGCCATCAAGCGGTAAGCTGCGGCCCAACTCCTGCTCGGCGCGCTGCGCCAACCGCTCCAGATCCGCAAGGCTCAGCCGTTCCAGCACAAGGACCTGCGCGCGACTTAAAAGCGCCGCGTTCAGCTCAAAGCTCGGGTTTTCCGTCGTGGCACCGACCAGAAGGATGGTGCCATCTTCCATATGGGGCAGAAAGCCATCTTGCTGCGCCTTGTTGAAACGGTGGATTTCGTCGACAAAGAGGAGCGTCCCCTGCCCGTTTGAGCGACGGTGTCGTGCGGCCTCAAACACCTTTTTGAGGTCCGGCACGCCGGTGAAAATGGCGCTGATTTGCACGAAATGCAAATCCGTCTCATCCGCCAAAAGCCGCGCGATGGTGGTCTTGCCCACACCGGGCGGCCCCCAGAATACAAGGCTCGACAGACTGCCCGACCCAAGCATCACACCGAGCGGTGCCTCGGGGCCAAGCAGCTGCGCCTGACCGATTACCTCACCCAAGCTGCGCGGCCGAAGCCGGTCTGCCAGAGGGCGCGGCGCGGCTTTTGACACCTCAGGCGGCGTGCCAGAGTCGAAAAGATCGCTCATGGAGATAGCGCCGCACGGCGTGAGGGAAGGAGCGTGACCATAGGTTTTGATATGCGCCCCGGTTTGGGCAAATGCAAGCGCGCGCACCCGGAACGAAAAACCGCCGCGCGGGTCAACCCTGCGCGGCGGTTCAAATTTGGGGTCCGTGAGGGTTTACGCCTCAGAGGCTGCCATATCTTCGGCCGCGACACGGGCTTTGTCGGCCTTGCCTTTGGCGTCCACATCGCGCTCCACAAACTCGATGATCGCCATCGGAGCCATGTCACCATACCGGAAACCGGCCTTGATGATGCGGACGTAGCCGCCCTGGCGGTCCTTGTAGCGGGGGCCAAGAATGCCGAACAATTTGGTGACATACTGGTCCTGCTTGAGCTGGCTCGCGGCCTGACGGCGGGCGTGCAGATCGCCGCGTTTGCCAAGTGTGATCATCTTCTCGATGATGCGGCGCAGCTCTTTCGCTTTGGGCAGGGTGGTCTTGATTTGCTCATGTTCGATGAGCGAGCCGGCCATGTTCGCCCAAAGCGCCTTGCGGTGCTCATGGGTTCGGTTCAGGCGGCGGTAACCTCGTGCGTGACGCATGTTTCTTCTCCTAATGTGCCCTCTACGGGCGTTTTTGCTTTGTCTGGTGGCCGATGCGTGTCAGCCACTCTCCTTGGGGCGGAATGCCCGCGCGTTTTTCGCTAGGCGAAAAACACGTGTCTGGCTGGCGATTACCGAAGCAACCGCCAACCGGATAGGTTTAGAACTGGTCTTCGAACTTCTTGGCCAGATCTTCGATATTGTCGGGCGGCCAGTCTTCGACATCCATCCCGAGATGCAGACCCATGCCCGAGAGCACTTCCTTGATCTCGTTCAGAGACTTGCGGCCAAAGTTCGGCGTGCGCAGCATTTCGGCTTCGGTCTTCTGAATCAGATCGCCAATATAAACGATATTGTCGTTCTTCAGGCAGTTGGCCGAGCGCACAGACAGCTCAAGCTCGTCGACTTTCTTGAGCAACAGCGGGTTGAACTCAAGACCGTCATCATCATCCTGACGCGTGGCGCTTTCAGGCTCTTCAAAGTTCACGAAGATGCTCAACTGATCTTGCAGGATACGCGCGGCATAGGCCACGGCATCATCCGGCGTAATCGATCCGTCGGTCTCGATCTTCATGGTCAGCTTGTCATAGTCCAGCACCTGACCCTCACGGGTGGGCTGCACATCATAGCTGACCCGGCGGATCGGGCTGTAGATGGCGTCCACGGGGATCATGCCGATGGGCGCGTCCTCGGGGCGGTTCTTGTCGGCCGCGACATAGCCTTTGCCGGTGTTGACCGTCAGCTCCATGAAGAGATCCGCACCATCGTCGAGGTGGCAGATCACATGATCACGGTTGAGCACTTCGATGCCCGCGCTGTCGGAGATATCCCCGGCGGTCACGATACCCGGACCCTTGGCCGAAATCGACAGGCGCTTGGGCCCTTCAACTTCCATACGGATCGCGACACCTTTGAGGTTCAGAACCATGTCGGTCACGTCTTCGCGCACGCCAGCCACTGATGAGAACTCGTGCAGCACGTTGTCGATCTGCACCGAGGTGATCGCGGCCCCTTGCAGCGACGACAAAAGCACGCGGCGCAGCGCGTTGCCAAGTGTCAGACCAAAGCCGCGCTCAAGCGGCTCGGCCATCACAGTTGCTTGACGCAGCGGGTCATTGCCCGGCTTTACGTCCAGCTGGGTTGGCTTGATAAGTTCAGCCCAATTCTTATGGATCATGGTCCCTCCATTCCTGCTCTGCCCTCATGTCCAAAGGTCAAAGCGCCCGAGGTTTCAAAAATACGAAAATGAGGCCGTGCAAACCGCGCGGCCCCATAGGGTAGAATTCTGGGTCAGACCCGACGACGCTTTGGCGGGCGGCAACCATTATGGGCCATTGGCGTCACATCACGGATCGAGGTGATGTTGAAACCGGCAGCCGCCAGAGCGCGCAGAGCGGACTCGCGGCCAGAACCTGGGCCTTGCACTTCGACTTCCAGCGTGCGCATTCCGTGCTCCTGTGCCTTCCGGCCGACATCTTCGGCGGCCATCTGCGCGGCGTAGGGGGTGGATTTACGGCTGCCTTTGAAACCCATCGTGCCCGCCGAAGACCACGCGATCGCGTTGCCCTGGACGTCGGAGATGAGGATCTTGGTATTGTTGAACGAAGAGTTCACATGAGCAACGCCAGTGGCGATGTTCTTGGAGACCTTCTTCTTGGTGCGTTTGGTATCGCGTGCCATATCAAATGCCCTCCCTTATTTCTTCTTGCCAGCAATGGCCTTTGCGGGGCCTTTGCGGGTACGGGCATTGGTGTGGGTCCGTTGACCACGCACCGGAAGGTTCCGGCGGTGACGCAGGCCACGGTAGCAACCGAGATCCATCAGACGCTTGATGTTCATCTGGGTGTCGCGGCGCAGATCGCCTTCGACGGTCAGATTGGCATCAATGAACTCGCGGACCGAGAGGACCTCGGCATCGCTCAGCTCGTTTACGCGGCGGCTTGGGTCAATATTTACGGATTCGCAGATGGTCTTGGCGGTCGAGGGGCCAATTCCGGTGATGTAGGTCAGGGCGATCGGGACGCGTTTATGCGTCGGGATGTTAACGCCGGCGATACGTGCCAAGTGTCATCTTCCTTTTTCGTTGCGGGTCCGTAACACCAGACCCTTTTTTCACAACGTAGGCCCGAGGCTTTGCGCTTCGGGCCGCAGCTGAATTCAGGTGATCGATTCGGGGCGATCTACGAAGGCGACCGGAATCATACTCCCTCTCGGGATGGTGCTGGTTAGGAGGAATCCGCAAGGGCGTCAAGGGGGCTCTTGCCCACCTTGGCAATCAGGGCGCCCGAAGGCTAGGCCAGAGGCGCGGGCCCCCTGCCCTGCTCAAAGTTTAACCGTCCAAAGCACCCGCGATAGAGGACTTAACATCCGCAATCTCACCCAGTCCGTTCACGGATTGGAGCATCCCCTTGGCGTAGTAATACCCAATGAGCGGCGAGGTCTTCTTGTAATATTCCATCAGGCGGTTCTTGAGGCTTTCCTCATTGTCATCCGCGCGGCGCGTGAAGCCTTTCGCCTCACCGCAATTGGTGCACACACCATCCGCCGGGATCGGCTTGGTCACGTCATTATAAACCGCGCCACAGCCTGCACAGGTCGAGCGGGCGGTGATGCGGCCCACGAGAGCGTCATCGTCCACCTGCATCTCGATCACGGCATCAAGCGTCTCACCGCATTCGGCCAAAAGCTCCCCAAGCGCGTCGGCCTGCGGCAACGTCCGGGGGAAGCCGTCAAAGATGAAGCCGCCGCCCTTCTCGCCTTGCAGCTTCTCACGGATCAGCCCGATCACGATCTCATCGGTCACCAGATCGCCGCGCGCCATCACGTCGGCCACAACCTTGCCCATCTCGGTGCCACTGTCCTTGGCATCGCGCAGCATATCGCCGGTGCTCAGCTGGATCATGCCGCGCTCGTCCACGAGAATATGCGCCTGCGTGCCTTTACCGGCACCGGGCGGCCCAAGAAGAATGATGTTCATTTACGTTGAGTCCCTTTTCTGCGCGCGCGCTTCTTACCCTTGCCGCTCAGCTGCGATTTCTCGATCAGACCTTCATACTGATGAGCCAGAAGATGGCTTTGCACCTGTTGGATTGTATCCATCGTCACAGACACAACAATAAGAACGGACGTGCCGCCAAAGTAGAACGGGATCGACAGTTGGGCGCGCATCACTTCGGGCAGAAGACAGACCGCCGCGAGATAGCCGGAGCCAAGCACAAGGACGCGGCTGACCACATAATCGAGGTATTCTTCCGTCTTCTTGCCGGGCCGCACGCCGGGGATAAAGCCGTTCTGGTTTTTCAGATTGTCGGCCACATCCTCGGTCTTGAACGCAACATTGGTGGTGTAGAAATAGGTGAAGAAGACGATCATCACCGTAAAGAACAACAGATAGAGCGGCTGTCCGGGCCCAAAATAGGCCAGAAGTGTAGACATGATCGGGCTGGTATTATCGCCCTGCCCCGAAAACGTGCTGATCGTGGTGGGCAAGAGCAGCAAGGATGAGGCGAAGATCGCGGGGATAACGCCTGCCGGGTTCACCTTGACGGGCAAATGGCTGGAGCCGCCGTCATAGACCTTCATCCCAACCTGGCGGCGCGGATATTGAATATGGATCTTGCGCAGGCTGCGCTCCATGAACACTACGAACGCGATCAGCGCGACCATCAGAAGGCTGATGCCGATGATCACGGCGGGGCTGATCGCACCGCTGCGACCGCTGGCAAAGAACTGCGCCAGCGCCGCAGGAAGCTCGGCGATGATGCCGACGAAGATGATCAAAGAGATACCGTTGCCGATGCCGCGCGCGGTGATCTGCTCACCCAGCCACATCAGGAACATGGTGCCGCCCACGAGAGTGATCATGCATGAGACGATGAAAAAGAGGCCCGGATCGGTCACAAGACCGCCACCCTGAAGGCTCACAGCAAGACCATAAGATTGCAGAGTTGCGAGGAAAACCGTGCCGTAGCGCGTGTATTGGTTGATTTTCTTGCGGCCCTGCTCGCCCTCTTTCTTGAGTTGCTCAAGCGCGGGGACCATGGCCGTCATCAGCTGCACGATGATCGAGGCCGAGATATAGGGCATGATGCCGAGGGCGAAAATACCCATCCGGCCAAGCGCGCCGCCGGTGAACATGCTGAGCATCCCGCCGATGCTGGCGGCGGCCCCTTCCATGAACTGGCGAAGCTCTCCCCCGTCGATACCGGGCACCGGAATGAAGGTACCAAGGCGATAGACAATCAATAGACCCAGCGTAAAAACGATGCGTTTGCGAAGGTCCGTGGCCTTCCCGAAGGCAGCCCAGCTTGAATTGGACGCCATTTGTTCTGCTGCAGATACCATTCGGCTCTCTCTAGATATGAAA
The nucleotide sequence above comes from Roseovarius carneus. Encoded proteins:
- the rpsM gene encoding 30S ribosomal protein S13, whose amino-acid sequence is MARIAGVNIPTHKRVPIALTYITGIGPSTAKTICESVNIDPSRRVNELSDAEVLSVREFIDANLTVEGDLRRDTQMNIKRLMDLGCYRGLRHRRNLPVRGQRTHTNARTRKGPAKAIAGKKK
- the secY gene encoding preprotein translocase subunit SecY — protein: MVSAAEQMASNSSWAAFGKATDLRKRIVFTLGLLIVYRLGTFIPVPGIDGGELRQFMEGAAASIGGMLSMFTGGALGRMGIFALGIMPYISASIIVQLMTAMVPALEQLKKEGEQGRKKINQYTRYGTVFLATLQSYGLAVSLQGGGLVTDPGLFFIVSCMITLVGGTMFLMWLGEQITARGIGNGISLIIFVGIIAELPAALAQFFASGRSGAISPAVIIGISLLMVALIAFVVFMERSLRKIHIQYPRRQVGMKVYDGGSSHLPVKVNPAGVIPAIFASSLLLLPTTISTFSGQGDNTSPIMSTLLAYFGPGQPLYLLFFTVMIVFFTYFYTTNVAFKTEDVADNLKNQNGFIPGVRPGKKTEEYLDYVVSRVLVLGSGYLAAVCLLPEVMRAQLSIPFYFGGTSVLIVVSVTMDTIQQVQSHLLAHQYEGLIEKSQLSGKGKKRARRKGTQRK
- a CDS encoding adenylate kinase; its protein translation is MNIILLGPPGAGKGTQAHILVDERGMIQLSTGDMLRDAKDSGTEMGKVVADVMARGDLVTDEIVIGLIREKLQGEKGGGFIFDGFPRTLPQADALGELLAECGETLDAVIEMQVDDDALVGRITARSTCAGCGAVYNDVTKPIPADGVCTNCGEAKGFTRRADDNEESLKNRLMEYYKKTSPLIGYYYAKGMLQSVNGLGEIADVKSSIAGALDG